In Pseudomonas nunensis, a single window of DNA contains:
- a CDS encoding TldD/PmbA family protein → MTTSKNQADAFKALVQWLSEAIREPEQFTLSYAAESSAFVRFNHAKVRQAGQVQQASVGFKLIDEGRHADLNITLSGDAETDIQRLAEGLQQLRETLPLLPADPYLLLNHNGWQSKNLQDHPLPDTEQVVAEITQAAEGLDLVGFYAAGPISRGFASSSGAFGWHQANSFNFDFSLFHDNGQAVKASYAGHDWNSEGFAKRFALAREQLAFLGRPLRTLAPGQYRAYLAPAAMEEIMDMLGWGGFSAQSIASKNSPLQKLYAGDQSFSPLVSVDEKVSGSLSPAFSGEGYPRSDLGLIVEGKAGAQMVSSRSAAEYGLTANGAGGGEMPSALNMAAGELPQAEILKQLGTGLYISNLWYLNYSDQPAARLTGMTRFATFWVENGEIQAPVSTMRFDDSAYSLLGSQLEALTEERELLLSASTYSQRATASALLPGALVSRLTLTL, encoded by the coding sequence ATGACTACGTCGAAAAATCAGGCCGACGCTTTCAAAGCTTTGGTCCAATGGCTGAGCGAAGCGATTCGCGAGCCAGAACAATTCACCCTCAGCTACGCCGCAGAATCCTCGGCCTTCGTGCGCTTCAACCACGCCAAGGTCCGTCAGGCCGGGCAGGTGCAGCAGGCGAGCGTCGGTTTCAAACTGATCGACGAGGGTCGCCACGCCGACCTGAACATCACCCTCTCCGGCGATGCGGAAACCGATATCCAACGCCTGGCCGAAGGTCTGCAACAACTGCGCGAAACCCTGCCACTGCTGCCAGCGGACCCGTACCTGCTGCTCAATCACAATGGCTGGCAGAGCAAGAACCTGCAGGATCACCCGCTGCCGGACACCGAGCAGGTCGTCGCCGAAATCACCCAGGCTGCCGAAGGGCTGGACCTGGTGGGGTTCTACGCCGCCGGGCCGATCAGTCGCGGCTTTGCCAGTTCCTCGGGTGCGTTCGGCTGGCATCAGGCCAACAGCTTCAACTTCGATTTCAGTTTGTTCCATGACAACGGCCAAGCCGTGAAGGCCAGTTACGCCGGGCACGACTGGAACAGCGAAGGTTTTGCAAAACGCTTTGCCTTGGCGCGCGAGCAACTGGCGTTTCTCGGTCGGCCGTTGCGCACCCTGGCGCCGGGTCAGTACCGCGCTTACCTCGCGCCGGCCGCCATGGAAGAAATCATGGACATGCTGGGCTGGGGCGGTTTCTCGGCGCAGTCGATTGCCAGCAAGAACAGCCCGTTGCAGAAGCTCTACGCCGGGGATCAGTCGTTCAGCCCGTTGGTGTCTGTCGATGAGAAAGTCAGCGGCTCCCTGAGCCCGGCGTTTTCCGGCGAAGGGTATCCGCGCAGCGATTTGGGCTTGATTGTCGAAGGCAAGGCCGGCGCGCAAATGGTCAGTTCACGCAGTGCCGCCGAGTATGGTCTGACGGCGAATGGCGCGGGCGGCGGTGAAATGCCGAGCGCGCTGAACATGGCGGCCGGCGAGTTGCCGCAAGCCGAGATTCTCAAGCAACTGGGCACGGGGCTGTACATCAGCAACCTCTGGTACCTGAACTACTCGGACCAACCGGCGGCGCGCCTGACCGGCATGACGCGGTTTGCGACGTTCTGGGTCGAGAATGGCGAGATTCAGGCGCCGGTGAGCACCATGCGGTTTGATGACAGCGCCTACAGCCTGCTCGGTTCGCAACTGGAAGCGTTGACCGAGGAGCGCGAGTTGCTGCTGTCGGCGAGTACCTATAGCCAGCGGGCGACGGCGTCGGCGTTGTTGCCGGGGGCGCTCGTCAGCCGATTGACCTTGACCCTGTAA
- a CDS encoding TldD/PmbA family protein, translated as MFDFHPQLKQRFAALRTGAEFFSLRYVRESGQYLSVRKNVAEPPSLSRDEGAMLTVRVNGVEAYAATNDLSQQGLQAALEKAEQQARRLKPHALLDLSAQRVSSDRADYLSPNFDQPFPSLSDCYQLLGAESAAVPKDERLVNWQVSIGITNVEQIYLSSAGAELRQAQRFVYPSLEVTAYDGNDSQTRTLGRENFGQQGGFDVISRCGLVGAGPKIADQALQLLLAPNTPQGPRDLLLMPDQMMLQIHESIGHPLELDRILGDERNYAGTSFVKAEDFGSLQYGSKLLNVTFDPDIPEQLASYGHDDDGTAASKQFLIKEGVLLRPLGGALSQFRAGMDGVANSRACGWNRPPIDRMANLNIEPGDQPLEKLIGGIENGILMSTNRSWSIDDARNKFQFGCEWGQLIENGELKGVVKNPNYRAISAHFWKSLSAVGDANTFKVLGTPNCGKGEPNQVIRVGHASPACVFSNVDVFGGDA; from the coding sequence ATGTTCGATTTCCACCCCCAGCTCAAGCAGCGCTTTGCTGCCTTGCGCACGGGCGCTGAATTCTTTTCGCTGCGATATGTACGCGAGTCCGGCCAATACCTGTCTGTACGCAAGAACGTCGCCGAACCGCCGAGCCTGAGCCGTGACGAGGGCGCGATGCTGACCGTTCGGGTCAACGGTGTCGAAGCCTATGCCGCGACCAACGACCTGTCGCAACAAGGCCTGCAAGCCGCGCTGGAAAAAGCCGAGCAACAAGCCCGCCGCCTAAAGCCCCACGCCTTGCTCGACCTGAGCGCGCAACGTGTTTCCAGCGACCGCGCCGACTACCTGTCACCGAACTTCGACCAGCCCTTCCCGTCCCTGAGCGACTGCTACCAACTGCTCGGTGCCGAATCCGCCGCCGTGCCCAAGGACGAGCGCCTGGTGAACTGGCAGGTGAGCATCGGCATCACCAACGTCGAACAGATTTACCTCAGCAGCGCTGGCGCCGAACTGCGCCAGGCCCAGCGTTTCGTCTACCCAAGCCTGGAAGTCACCGCCTACGACGGCAACGACAGCCAGACCCGCACCCTGGGCCGCGAGAACTTCGGCCAACAGGGCGGCTTCGATGTGATCAGCCGCTGCGGCCTGGTCGGCGCCGGCCCGAAAATCGCCGATCAGGCGCTGCAATTGCTGCTGGCACCGAACACCCCGCAAGGCCCGCGCGACCTGCTGTTGATGCCGGACCAGATGATGCTGCAGATCCACGAATCCATCGGTCACCCACTGGAACTCGACCGCATCCTCGGCGATGAGCGCAATTACGCCGGCACCAGTTTCGTCAAGGCTGAAGACTTCGGCAGCCTGCAATACGGCTCCAAACTGCTCAACGTGACCTTCGACCCGGACATTCCCGAACAACTCGCCAGCTATGGGCATGACGACGACGGCACCGCCGCGAGCAAGCAATTCCTGATCAAAGAAGGTGTGCTGCTGCGTCCATTGGGCGGCGCGCTGTCGCAATTCCGCGCCGGCATGGACGGCGTGGCCAACAGCCGCGCGTGCGGCTGGAACCGTCCGCCGATCGACCGCATGGCCAACCTGAACATCGAGCCCGGCGATCAGCCGCTGGAAAAACTGATCGGCGGAATCGAGAACGGCATCTTGATGAGCACCAACCGTTCCTGGTCCATCGACGATGCGCGCAACAAGTTCCAGTTCGGCTGCGAATGGGGCCAGTTGATTGAAAACGGCGAACTCAAAGGCGTGGTGAAAAACCCGAACTACCGGGCGATTTCCGCACATTTCTGGAAAAGCCTCAGCGCAGTCGGCGATGCCAATACTTTCAAGGTTCTGGGCACGCCGAACTGCGGCAAGGGCGAACCGAACCAGGTGATCCGCGTCGGCCATGCGTCGCCGGCCTGCGTGTTCAGCAACGTTGATGTGTTTGGGGGAGACGCCTGA